A single region of the Malus sylvestris chromosome 8, drMalSylv7.2, whole genome shotgun sequence genome encodes:
- the LOC126632215 gene encoding LOW QUALITY PROTEIN: uncharacterized protein LOC126632215 (The sequence of the model RefSeq protein was modified relative to this genomic sequence to represent the inferred CDS: deleted 1 base in 1 codon; substituted 1 base at 1 genomic stop codon), which yields MEKELPIDKISNRRVSIFTPCWEIYVEVKTIDLSQLILKEWKKKKHXQWRMKKAVEELKPSTTPRIIRIWNKVQQIRKKINSDQTTFLNTFYKHHTRLKVQRLNYKIKYSKSNWSKSIAIRKLSKLKINHENLKHQVQANGWQAWL from the exons ATGGAGAAGGAACTACCTATTGATAAGATCTCAAACAGACGTGTCTCTATTTTTACACCTTGTTGGGAGATATATGTCGAAGTAAAAACTATTGATCTAAGCCAACTGATTCTCAAAGAgtgg aaaaagaagaagcattAGCA GTGGCGCATGAAAAAGGCTGTAGAAGAATTAAAACCTTCAACAACTCCTCGCATCATACGAATTTGGAATAAAGTCCAACAAATTAG GAAAAAGATTAATAGTGACCAAACAACTTTTCTAAATACG TTTTATAAGCATCACACCCGTCTCAAAGTACAAAGGTTGAATTACAAGATTAAG TATTCTAAAAGTAACTGGAGTAAAAGTATTGCCATCCGAAAATTGTCAAAGTTAAAG ATTAACCATGAAAATTTAAAGCATCAAGTACAAGCAAATGGGTGGCAAGCATGGCTTTGA
- the LOC126632217 gene encoding peamaclein-like — protein sequence MKLLSATFMLVCLVLTSSFFEASMAGSPFCDSKCGVRCSKTGYKDRCLRYCGICCEKCQCVPSGTYGNKDECPCYRDLKNSKGEDKCP from the exons ATGAAGCTCCTCTCTGCAACCTTCATGCTTGTTTGCCTTGTCCTCACCTCCTCTTTCTTTGAGGCATCAATGGCTGGTTCTC CTTTTTGTGACTCCAAGTGTGGGGTGAGATGTTCAAAAACTGGATATAAGGACCGGTGCTTGAGGTACTGTGGAATCTGTTGTGAGAAATGTCAATGCGTTCCATCGGGGACTTATGGGAACAAGGACGAGTGCCCTTGCTACAGGGACCTCAAAAACTCGAAGGGCGAGGACAAGTGCCCTTAA